The Anoplolepis gracilipes chromosome 14, ASM4749672v1, whole genome shotgun sequence genome includes a window with the following:
- the LOC140673284 gene encoding uncharacterized protein, giving the protein MDKEKEVKFLGKKQTKRNIQKQVHELLNELNWNETKSTTHSVIDSHLELNLNIDEDLGFSLNFRNNETKSSMSHSIIDSHLELGSDQDLDFEIFPELYITEKHDFSENETLSDDFLNKLRNWALTHNITLSALDELLSLLRQFHYDISVPLSGRSLLYTPKTTNSIDLQSGKFTYFGMRKQLYLLLKEESCSKIIDLDFNIDGLPLFKSNNIVVWPILCRSLSLTSLNKPFIVGLFTGKGKPEPLDCYLQDLIHELNDDILKNSIEIDHKLFQIRIRSLICDAPARAFLKCCVGHNSRHGCEKCDIEGKYINKMIFPCKSGQLRTKETFTKQVQEEHHKGRSPLLNLNLDLVNQFPLDPMHLVYLGIMKKLLILWVSKGKPSFKLSGKAINNLSDRLILLSSYIVHEFPRKCRAISDLNRWKANEFRLFLLYVGPVSLINILPKQLYNHFLMFHVGITILCNDNHIFEHIDFAKEVLYNFVKYFEKSYGKEEVTYNLHSLIHLVTDVRNLGNLNTINCFPFENYLGKLKKLVRSSANPHAQLCRRISELFNYSKTELPITKLEPKQKHFEGPTLRDKTDLILQYKKLKTPTCVLTIFSPDNCVSIQGDIIVQIVNILCLKD; this is encoded by the coding sequence atggataaagaaaaagaagttaAATTTCTTGGCAAAAAACAAACTAAAAGGAATATACAAAAACAAGTACATGAGTTATTAAATGAACTCAATTGGAATGAAACAAAATCGACAACACATTCAGTCATTGACTCACACTTAGAACTAAACTTAAATATAGATGAAGATTTAggttttagtttaaattttagaaataatgagacaaaatCATCAATGTCACATTCAATCATTGATTCGCATTTAGAACTAGGTTCAGATCAAGAtttagattttgaaatatttccagAATTATATATCACTGAAAAACATGATTTTTCAGAAAACGAAACATTATCTGATgattttctgaataaattgAGAAACTGGGCCCTAacacataatattacattatcagCATTAGATGAATTATTGTCATTACTAAGACAATTTCATTATGATATATCTGTACCATTATCTGGAAGGTCTTTGTTATACACTCCAAAAACTACAAATTCAATTGATTTGCAAAGtggaaaatttacttattttggtATGCGTAAGCAGTTATATCTCCTATTAAAGGAAGAATCATgctcaaaaattattgatttagattttaatattgatgggTTACCCTTGTTTAAAAGTAACAACATAGTTGTCTGGCCAATTCTTTGTAGATCATTAAGTTTAACTTCATTAAATAAACCATTTATTGTAGGTTTATTTACTGGCAAAGGAAAGCCAGAACCTCTTGATTGTTATTTACAAGATCTAATACACGAGCTTAATgatgatatattaaagaatagtattgaaatagatcataaattatttcaaattagaatCAGGTCTCTGATATGTGATGCTCCTGCACGAGCTTTTCTAAAATGTTGTGTAGGTCATAATTCTAGGCATGGGTGTGAAAAATGCGATATTGAAGggaaatacattaataaaatgatttttccaTGTAAAAGTGGACAACTTAGAACAAAAGAAACTTTTACTAAACAAGTACAAGAGGAACATCATAAAGGAAGGTCTccattattgaatttaaactTAGATTTAGTGAATCAATTTCCATTAGATCCCATGCATTTGGTATATTTAGGTATAATGAAAAAGTTGTTAATATTATGGGTATCAAAGGGAAAAccttcatttaaattatctggaaaagctattaataatttatcagatagattaattttgttgtctTCTTATATAGTACATGAATTTCCTAGAAAATGTAGAGCTATATCGGACTTAAATCGTTGGAAAGCAAATGAGTTTAGATTATTCTTGTTATACGTGGGTCcagtttctttaataaatattttgcctaAACAActttacaatcattttttaatgtttcatgTTGGTATTACAATTCTGTGTAacgataatcatatttttgaacatattGACTTTGCAAAAGaagttttgtataattttgtaaagtattttgaaaaatcctATGGGAAAGAAGAAGTGACATATAATCTTCACAGTTTAATTCATTTAGTAACAGATGTAAGGAATCTTGGTAATTTAAACACAATTAATTGTTTTccctttgaaaattatttgggaaaattaaaaaaacttgtaagATCATCTGCAAATCCTCATGCACAACTTTGTAGACGTATatctgaattatttaattattcaaagacTGAATTACCAATAACTAAATTAGAACCTAagcaaaaacattttgaagGACCTACACTTAGAGATAAAACTGACTTGATTTTACAATACAAGAAATTGAAAACACCGACATGCGTTTTGACGATTTTTTCACCTGACAATTGTGTTTCAATACAAGGAGATATTATTGTTCAGATTGTAAATATTCTGTGtttgaaagattaa